From the Helicobacter sp. MIT 05-5293 genome, one window contains:
- a CDS encoding beta-ketoacyl-ACP synthase II, producing MRRVVITGLGMINSLGLTKSDSFKAITEGQCGIKRISCFDVENFPVKIAGEITNFNPEEVLDAREVKKADRFIHLGLKAAREAMNESGLLHNGLVQESLSERFGVSSGAGIGGLGNIEKNSIACEQKGPRRINPFFIPSALVNMLGGFISIEYALKGPNLSSVTACAAGTHAINEATKTIMLDGADVMLVIGSESAICPVGIGGFAAMKALSDRNDEPLKASRPFDKERNGFVMGEGAGALVLEEYEHAKKRGAKIYAEVIGFGESGDANHITTPAPQGEGALRAIKAALKMANAKIDYVNAHGTSTAYNDLYETMALKSAFGSKENVPPVSSTKGQIGHCLGAAGALEAVISIMAMQEGVMPPTINQEVPDPECDLDYIPNVAREAKIQTVMSNSFGFGGTNGVVIFQKI from the coding sequence ATGCGTCGAGTGGTTATCACTGGGTTAGGAATGATTAATTCATTAGGGCTTACGAAAAGCGATTCTTTTAAAGCTATCACAGAAGGACAATGTGGCATTAAAAGAATTTCTTGCTTTGATGTAGAGAATTTCCCTGTCAAAATTGCTGGTGAAATCACAAATTTCAACCCTGAAGAAGTGCTTGATGCGCGGGAAGTAAAGAAAGCAGATCGCTTTATTCACCTTGGCTTAAAAGCCGCAAGAGAAGCAATGAATGAAAGTGGTTTGCTCCACAATGGGCTTGTGCAAGAATCTCTTAGTGAGCGTTTTGGTGTAAGCTCTGGAGCAGGTATCGGTGGTTTAGGCAATATTGAGAAAAATTCAATTGCTTGCGAACAAAAAGGTCCTCGCCGTATCAATCCTTTCTTTATCCCCTCTGCATTAGTCAATATGCTCGGCGGTTTTATCTCAATTGAATACGCCCTCAAAGGTCCAAACCTCTCAAGCGTTACAGCTTGTGCAGCCGGCACTCACGCAATCAATGAAGCAACTAAAACCATTATGCTTGATGGCGCAGATGTAATGCTTGTCATCGGGTCAGAATCTGCGATTTGCCCTGTGGGTATTGGTGGGTTTGCTGCAATGAAAGCCCTTAGTGATCGCAATGATGAACCTCTTAAAGCTTCTCGTCCTTTTGACAAAGAGCGCAATGGTTTTGTAATGGGTGAAGGAGCGGGAGCATTGGTGCTTGAAGAATACGAACACGCTAAAAAAAGAGGTGCGAAAATCTATGCTGAAGTGATTGGCTTTGGAGAAAGTGGCGATGCTAATCATATCACTACGCCCGCCCCTCAAGGCGAAGGTGCTTTACGCGCAATCAAAGCTGCATTAAAAATGGCAAATGCAAAGATTGATTATGTCAATGCACACGGGACAAGCACTGCGTATAATGATCTCTATGAGACTATGGCACTTAAATCCGCCTTTGGTTCAAAAGAAAATGTCCCACCTGTAAGCTCTACAAAAGGACAAATCGGGCATTGTTTAGGCGCAGCGGGAGCATTAGAAGCTGTCATTTCGATTATGGCAATGCAAGAAGGCGTGATGCCTCCGACAATCAATCAAGAAGTGCCTGATCCTGAATGTGATTTGGATTATATTCCTAATGTCGCTCGAGAAGCCAAAATCCAAACGGTAATGAGCAATTCCTTTGGTTTTGGTGGGACAAATGGTGTTGTTATTTTCCAAAAAATCTAA
- the acpP gene encoding acyl carrier protein, producing the protein MDTFESVKAVVVEQLSVDANEVKPESRFIEDLNADSLDVVELVMALEEKFEIEIPDEEAEKIKTVNDVVTYIKEHQ; encoded by the coding sequence ATGGACACATTTGAGAGTGTAAAAGCTGTGGTTGTCGAACAACTAAGTGTAGATGCTAATGAGGTAAAACCTGAATCTCGATTTATTGAGGATTTGAATGCAGATTCTTTAGATGTAGTCGAACTTGTAATGGCATTAGAAGAAAAATTTGAGATTGAAATTCCTGACGAAGAAGCAGAGAAAATCAAAACCGTTAATGATGTAGTTACTTATATCAAAGAACACCAATAA
- the fabG gene encoding 3-oxoacyl-ACP reductase FabG, with translation MKFNGKNVLITGASKGIGAQIAKTLAEYGLKVWINYRSKPELAENVKEIIESAGGKAAIIKFDATNEEDFIASLKVIVESDGKLDYLVNNAGITNDKLALRMSIDDFQSVIDANLKSCFIGCREALKLMSKQRFGSVVNIASIIGERGNMGQSNYAASKGGMIAMSKSFAYEGAPRNVRFNCVTPGFIQSDMTNDLKPEVIENYTKSIPLARLGEAEDVAQAVAFLLSDGASYITGEVLKVNGGLYM, from the coding sequence ATGAAATTCAATGGAAAAAATGTGCTTATCACCGGCGCGAGCAAAGGGATTGGCGCACAGATTGCTAAAACACTTGCAGAATATGGGCTAAAAGTATGGATCAATTACCGCTCCAAACCCGAGCTTGCTGAAAATGTCAAAGAAATAATAGAATCTGCGGGTGGCAAAGCGGCGATTATCAAATTTGATGCGACAAATGAAGAAGACTTTATCGCCTCGCTTAAGGTGATTGTAGAAAGTGATGGAAAGCTTGACTATCTCGTCAATAATGCAGGTATCACAAACGATAAACTTGCCTTGCGTATGAGCATAGATGACTTTCAAAGTGTCATTGATGCCAATCTCAAATCCTGCTTTATCGGTTGTCGCGAAGCTCTCAAGCTTATGAGCAAACAACGTTTTGGAAGTGTCGTTAATATCGCTTCAATCATCGGTGAACGTGGAAATATGGGGCAAAGCAACTATGCAGCAAGCAAAGGGGGAATGATTGCAATGAGCAAATCATTCGCGTATGAGGGCGCACCTCGCAATGTGCGTTTTAACTGCGTAACACCCGGATTTATCCAAAGTGATATGACAAATGACTTAAAACCTGAAGTGATTGAAAATTATACAAAAAGCATTCCTTTAGCGCGTTTGGGAGAAGCTGAAGATGTAGCTCAAGCGGTAGCATTTTTACTCTCTGACGGCGCAAGTTATATTACCGGTGAAGTGTTAAAGGTCAATGGTGGGCTTTATATGTAA
- the pbpC gene encoding penicillin-binding protein 1C, with amino-acid sequence MLLIIASIGLCVLCYGAFVFLNFYVRHSAQDDLFESTYSKSVFDKDNQLLSVFLDSNEQWHLKSPTQVPKKLEIAALTYEDKRFFNHYGIDILALLRSFKDNLISSKRYGASTITMQVIKLYFHQKRNYKNKFDEFFQALALESIYSKEQILKMYLDNAPYGGNIIGFHSASLLYFGKDSAHLSWGEAALLAVLPNAPGLLNLNKNSSLLKDKRDALLHKLHQQGHIDKDLLSLALLEPLPTHKLTHHNIAPHLSLKVIAQTPNLSNIQTTLNKKIQMRLESKIKQYHKKLLPQGILNMSALVLDTSNGEVLAYLGSQDFLDIENYGQIDGIAAKRSPGSLLKPFLYALSIDEGLIAPQSLLIDVPLFFSNFNPQNANKRYNGLIPAQIALQKSLNVPFVKLLQNYGYEKFFFALQEMLDFEDKNYQHYGLSLILGSKEFSPFEIAKLYLGLANYGAFGEIYYLKDSLKQPKKHLISQGSAYLTLQTLKELEREGELDYHKDKMTFSWKSGTSYGRKDAWAAGASPQYTIVVWVGNFTGKPNPNILGMKTAGSLLFEILEELPDNDIAFAIPESAFKEILIDKFSGYRLSEEMQQFAIPSEEILYPNDAKMLQVSPFYQKVFIANDKPVTSKDSAFIDASAQMILRLPINVLNYYKTQNIDIQKHLVSSQNRNTLKIIYPTNGLKIIQPKDFDGQKELIMRIANLTNQKVFWYLDHKLIFASTHSTQKIFLDSKPHTLSIIGEDGSIDSVKFNIE; translated from the coding sequence CTTTTTGAATCTACTTATAGCAAAAGTGTTTTTGATAAGGATAATCAGCTCCTTAGTGTGTTTTTAGATTCTAACGAGCAATGGCATCTCAAATCCCCTACCCAAGTGCCTAAAAAGCTTGAAATAGCTGCATTAACCTATGAAGATAAACGCTTTTTTAATCATTATGGCATTGATATTTTAGCTCTTTTAAGGAGTTTTAAGGATAACCTCATCTCCTCAAAACGATACGGAGCAAGCACCATCACTATGCAAGTGATTAAGCTTTATTTTCATCAAAAACGCAATTACAAAAATAAATTTGATGAATTTTTCCAAGCATTAGCCCTAGAAAGCATTTATAGCAAAGAGCAGATTCTTAAGATGTATTTAGATAACGCACCTTATGGCGGGAATATCATCGGCTTTCATTCAGCGAGTTTGTTGTATTTTGGCAAAGATTCTGCACATCTCTCGTGGGGGGAAGCAGCACTTTTGGCAGTTTTGCCTAATGCTCCGGGCTTACTCAATCTCAATAAAAATTCATCACTCCTCAAAGACAAACGCGATGCACTTTTGCATAAATTGCACCAACAAGGGCATATCGACAAGGATTTACTTTCTCTTGCCCTGCTAGAGCCACTCCCTACGCATAAACTAACCCACCACAATATCGCCCCACATCTTAGCCTTAAAGTCATCGCACAAACGCCCAATCTTAGTAATATCCAAACGACATTAAACAAAAAGATTCAAATGCGTTTAGAATCTAAAATCAAACAATACCATAAAAAACTACTCCCACAAGGGATTCTCAATATGTCAGCCCTTGTGCTAGATACTTCAAATGGAGAGGTATTGGCTTATCTAGGCTCGCAGGATTTTTTAGACATAGAAAATTATGGGCAGATTGATGGCATAGCTGCAAAACGTTCTCCGGGTTCATTGCTCAAGCCCTTTTTATACGCTTTGAGCATTGATGAGGGGCTTATTGCTCCACAAAGTTTGCTCATTGATGTGCCTTTGTTTTTTTCAAATTTCAACCCCCAAAACGCCAACAAACGATATAATGGATTAATCCCAGCGCAAATAGCCCTACAAAAATCCCTCAATGTGCCTTTTGTAAAACTCTTGCAAAATTATGGTTATGAAAAATTTTTCTTTGCCTTGCAAGAAATGCTTGATTTTGAAGACAAAAACTATCAACACTACGGGCTATCACTCATACTCGGCTCAAAAGAATTCAGCCCTTTTGAAATTGCAAAACTCTATTTAGGGCTTGCCAATTACGGCGCGTTTGGAGAGATTTATTACCTCAAAGATTCTCTCAAACAACCCAAAAAACACCTCATCTCTCAAGGAAGTGCGTATCTCACACTCCAAACACTCAAAGAGCTTGAACGCGAGGGGGAGCTAGACTATCACAAAGACAAAATGACATTTTCGTGGAAAAGTGGGACAAGCTATGGTCGAAAAGACGCATGGGCAGCAGGGGCAAGTCCTCAATATACGATTGTCGTATGGGTAGGTAATTTCACAGGCAAACCCAATCCTAATATCCTTGGTATGAAAACAGCAGGGAGTTTGCTTTTTGAGATTCTCGAAGAATTGCCTGATAATGACATTGCTTTTGCGATACCAGAATCTGCTTTCAAAGAGATTCTTATTGATAAATTTAGCGGTTATCGCTTGAGTGAAGAAATGCAGCAATTTGCCATACCATCAGAAGAGATTCTCTATCCTAATGATGCAAAAATGCTCCAAGTCTCACCCTTTTACCAAAAAGTATTTATTGCAAACGACAAACCCGTAACTTCTAAAGATTCTGCATTTATTGATGCCTCCGCACAGATGATTTTACGCCTACCGATTAATGTGCTAAACTACTACAAAACACAAAATATTGATATTCAAAAACACCTTGTATCATCGCAAAATCGCAATACACTTAAAATCATCTACCCCACAAATGGCTTAAAAATCATTCAACCTAAAGACTTTGACGGACAAAAAGAGCTGATTATGCGTATCGCAAATCTCACAAATCAAAAGGTGTTTTGGTATTTAGACCACAAGCTTATTTTTGCCTCCACGCACTCTACGCAAAAAATATTTTTAGATTCTAAGCCACACACATTAAGTATTATCGGGGAAGATGGGAGTATAGATAGTGTGAAATTCAATATAGAGTAA